From a single Bacteroidota bacterium genomic region:
- the purE gene encoding 5-(carboxyamino)imidazole ribonucleotide mutase, with translation MTLVGIIMGSESDLPVMKDAAEVLDQLGVAYEMTIVSAHRTPERMFSYANEAAGRGIKVIIAGAGGAAHLPGMTASVTPLPVIGVPVKSSNSIDGWDSILSILQMPNGVPVATVALNAAKNAGILAAQILAVADPKLMKRIVTYKESLKDKVMDSALKMEKEKTVKPGKAKAKK, from the coding sequence ATGACTTTAGTTGGAATAATAATGGGTAGTGAAAGTGATCTTCCGGTAATGAAAGATGCTGCGGAAGTACTTGATCAATTGGGGGTGGCGTATGAAATGACCATTGTTTCAGCGCATCGGACCCCTGAACGGATGTTCAGCTATGCGAATGAAGCGGCAGGTCGTGGTATCAAAGTCATTATTGCAGGTGCAGGAGGAGCGGCACACTTACCGGGTATGACCGCTTCAGTAACACCACTGCCCGTGATTGGTGTGCCGGTGAAATCATCAAATAGCATTGATGGGTGGGATTCAATTCTTTCTATTTTGCAAATGCCAAATGGTGTACCCGTAGCAACGGTAGCATTGAATGCAGCTAAAAATGCAGGAATTCTTGCCGCTCAAATTTTAGCTGTTGCTGATCCGAAATTGATGAAGAGAATTGTTACCTATAAAGAATCTCTTAAGGATAAAGTTATGGATTCTGCCCTGAAAATGGAAAAGGAAAAAACAGTGAAACCCGGTAAAGCAAAAGCAAAAAAATAA